The sequence atgaatttgcattttaaaagcagctggaaatgttatttattttatggattttttttgttcaaaaggaactatgttgcatgtattttttaaatatatttacttaattttagagacatttgttcatgggacttaaatgttctgaaaatgtattaataaatataatttacaacagcaatgacatttgtgttatccttttgcattacaccatactgttaattttgaacagacatcagtgtgtttactttgaattaattaatttagattaatgtatatttccatcgtaaattaggtcttaaattttatttagacgtggtcttaaaaagtcttaaaaagtcttaaatttcactggtttattcctgtagacaccctgtgtaCTGTATGTACTTGTAGTCACGGGTACTctctgtactgtgtgtacttgtagtaACGGGTACTccctgtactgtgtgtacttgtagtcACGGGTACTccctgtactgtgtgtacttgtagtcACGGGTACTccctgtactgtgtgtacttgtagtcACGGGTACTccctgtactgtgtgtagtcCGGGTACTccctgtactgtgtgtacttgtagtaACGGGTACTccctgtactgtgtgtacttgtactccctgtactgtgtgtacttgtagtaACGGGTACTccctgtactgtgtgtacttgtagtcACGGGTACTccctgtactgtgtgtacttgtagtcACGGGTACTccctgtactgtgtgtacttgtagtcACGGGTACTccctgtactgtgtgtacttgtagtaACGGGTACTccctgtactgtgtgtacttgtagtaACGGGTACTccctgtactgtgtgtacttgtagtaACGGGTACTCCCTATACTGTGCGGAGCTCATGGTGAACATGAAGGACGTTCCCAGCACGGAGCGCATGGTGCTGTGCAGCCAGCGCTGGAAGCTGATGAcccagaaggagaaggacatgTTCCAGAAGCGCTGCGAGCAGGTCGGTATCGAGCCGCCGGCCCGCCGTCCTCCGGGGAGCcgctctcacttcctgtttgtctctcCAGAGGAGGAAGCAGTACGACGTGGACCTGCAGAGGTTCCTGGAGGTACGCTGGTCTTCGGGGCAGAACCTCGACCGCCGGAAGCTGCGGGCGcctgaactggactttgtgtTCCAGAGTCTTCCGGACGAGGAGCGCGACCGCGTGATGGGCGAGGAGAAACCGGGCGGGTCCAGAGGGGGCATGGCCTCCAGCCCGCACAGAGCCAAGTCTCTGGCGAAGGTCagagccttcttcttctctggtatCCCCGATGACCCCGAACACCTCATGCTGGTTACCTGCTAACTCGGTCTATGACTTTATGATTCGGTCTGACCTGTGACCCTGACCCGTCAGCCCCCTAACCCGTGAGCCCTCCTCAGTTGGCAGCTCTTGGTCGGGAGGCGGAACCAGAGACGTGGTCACCTGCCGGACAAGCAAAGGACAGACGTGACGGGAAGAAGACGCCGAAACTTCCCGAGACGCCGAAGACCGCCGAAGAGATGTGGCAGCACAGCGTGATGGGAGACTACCTGGCCAAACACAGAGTACGTATCCTCCCGCTTCACGGTCACGGCCTCAGCGGCGCCAGTCACAGGGGGTCATGTGACTCCTCCACAGAGCGACCGCAGGAAGGCGCAGGCTGCGGTCGAGGCGGCCTGGAAGTcgatggagaagaaggagaagattcCGTGGATCAAGAAGGCGGCGGAGGACCAGAAGCGTTACGAGGTTCAGTACCAACATGTGGTCAGTGAGCCACGCCCCCCcacacagactcctcccccttccgcTGAGTCCACATTTAAAACGTGTACTCAAACATCTCACTCACATTAAAGAAAACCCCCGATAGGCTGAGTGTGCACTGACGCTTGGTGTCCTGCAGAGGGAGCTGCTGGACACGAGGACTCCACCTGCAGCGCAGAGGAAACCCAAGTTTGATGGAGAACCAAAGAAACCTCCAGTGTGAGTCTGAGACAGTCCTCGCAGAACAGAGACGTGACTTCGTACAGACACATGTCGGACTCTTCGCTTTAAGAGGTCTTAAAGGGCGTGAAGCTGCCTCGtagtaagcccctccccctgctgCTTCTGTCCAATAGGAGTGGGTATCAGATGTTCTCCCAGGAGTTGCTGACCAATGGCGAGCTGAACCACTTCAGCCTGAAGGAGCGCATGGTGGAGATCGGGAAGAGGTGGCACAAACTGACCCAGAGTCAGAAAGACAAGTACAAGAAGAtggtggaggagcagcagggagaGTACAAGGCGGAgctggaggactgggtggaggtGAGGACCACAACGTTAGGCCTTCTTGAGATGGCAGCCGATAGCGGCTCGAGAAGGAGAGGTTCTAGCCGATAACGGCTCGAGAAGGAGAGGTTCTCGCCGATAACGGCTCGTGAAGGAGAGGTTCTAGCCGATAACGGCTCGAGAAGGAGAGGTTCTAGCCGATAACGGCTCGAGAAGGAGAGGTTCTCGCCGATAGCGGCTCGAGAAGGAGAGGTTCTCGCCGATAGCGGCTCGTGAAGGAGAGGTTCTAGCCGGCAACGCTCGAGAAGGAGAGGTTCTCGCCGATAGCAACGGCTCGAGAAGGAGAGGTTCTCGCCGATAGCGGCTCGTGAAGGAGAGGTTCTAGCCGATAACGGCTCGAGAAGGAGAGGTTCTAGCCGATAACGGCTCGAGAAGGAGAGGTTCTGTACGAACGGCTCGAGAAGGAGGAGGTTCAGCCGATAACGGCTCGAAGGAGAGGTTCTAGCCGATAACGGCTCGAGAAGGAGAGGTTCTCGCCGATAACGGCTCGAGAAGGAGAGGTTCTCGCCGATAGCGGCTCGAGAAGGAGAGGTTCTCGCCGATAACGGCTCGAGAAGGAGAGGTTCTCGCCGATAGCGGCTCGTGAAGGAGAGGTTCTAGCCGATAACCGGCCTGAGAAGGAGGTTCCAGCCGACAACGGCTCGAGAAGGAGAGGTTCCCCCCGATAACGGCCCGAGAAGGAGAGGTTCTGGCCGATAACGGCTCGGAAGGAGGTTCTCGCCGATAACGGCTCGTGAAGGAGAGGTTCTGCCGATGGCGGCTCGAGAAGGAGAGGTTCTGCGACAACGGCTCGTGAAGGAGAGGTTCTGGCGATAGCGGCTCGAAGGAGAGGTTCTCGCCGATGGCGGCTCGAGAAGGAGGTTCCTGCCGACAACGGCCCGAGAAGGAGAGGTTCAGCCGAACGGCTCGTGAAGGAGGTTCTAGCCTATAACGGCTCGAAGGAGAGGTTCTGCCGACAACGGCTCGAGAAGGAGGAGGTTCTGGCCGATAACGGCTCGTGAAGGAGAGGTTCTAGCCGATAACGGCTCGTGAAGGAGAGGTTCGAGCCGATAACGGCTCGAGAAGGAGAGGTTCTCGCCGATAGCGGCTCGAGAAGGAGAGGTTCTCGCCGATAACGGCTCGTGAAGGAGAGGTTCTAGCCGATAACGGCTCGTGAAGGAGAGGTTCTAGCCTATAACGGCTCGTGAAGGAGAGGTTCTAGCCGATAACGGCTCGTGAAGGAGAGGTTCTCGCCGATAGCGGCTCGAGAAGGAGAGGTTCTAGCCGATAACGGCTCGAGAAGGAGAGGTTCTAGCCGATAACGGCTCGTGAAGGAGAGGTTCTAGCCGATAACGGCTCGTGAAGGAGAGGTTCTAGCCGATAACGGCTCGTGAAGGAGAGGTTCTAGCCGATAACGGCTCGAGAAGGAGAGGTTCTCGCCGATAACGGCTCGAGAAGGAGAGGTTCTAGCCGATAACGGCTCGTGAAGGAGAGGTTCTAGCCGATAACGGCTCGAGAAGGAGAGGTTCTAGCCGATAACGGCTCGTGAAGGAGAGGTTCTAGCCGATAACGGCTCGAGAAGGAGAGGTTCTAGCCTATAACGGCTCGAGAAGGAGAGGTTCtcgctagggctgcaacaacgaatcgataaaatcgataaaaatcgattattaaaatagttggcaacgaatttcattatcgattcgttgtgtcgcgcgattattacggcgctcaataagtcacggagtgtaAACACAGTatatttgagcgcagagcggcgctggGGAaacagagcggagggagagacggaacgctgcgttgagagagccaatcagcgctgagctgctcctctgttgatgaatctaattggctgctgctgctcacatggcgctggatgcggaagtcattcacgtcgtcggagacattcacgagCTGAGTGCGCCCGGTGACGCCAtaaccccagacaccagggcgctacatgtcacgacgtgtgtggcattaacacaagaggataacgtagaaaacgtggttatttattccgtggcggatagcggaaaatatttttccatggagaaaggcaacggagataagccacgcccactGCTGtggctgcgcgtgcagacacatTTAACTGGGCGGAGCAGCGCgagcgctctgatcgctcttttaatgaagtatcgatactaaaaatatgctaaatcacatcgtgtttagcGTACGGGTACTTcattagcatcgctacaccgtgcagcgtgacagcagcagatgtagcggactaacattcaagctaacctaacttcccaaacgctgtggacatctgaacgctgattggccgagacgcgacacgtcccatcaaagatgttttattgtgaagaagagcaccacttcacattttttccgcgtctcactgcaatctcaacggcagcggccaggtgaacaaaataatacatcggaacgcgtctctgatattgttcagggggcggggccacatggggaccacggctcaggagaggagagctgtctgtctgtggttcatcaccatggtgaccagtgaacaggttcatcaccatggtgaccagtgaacaggttcatcaccatggtgaccagtggatctccaggacctttccatgactttaaaccaaatttccatgattaaacattttgtgaaaactctgtctatacgtgacaaagtgagaagatgtagtatttaaactaacaatgagaattccaaagcataccgtatatataccgtgtaaattaaaatttgaataaaataaatttgcattacttttccaaatattttgggattttatttttttcaattacttttctaggcctgctaatagccatttaaaaattccatgacttttccaggttgtccatgaccgtacggaccctgttttgaataaagggttgaaaattaaagttgttttgtttttttatccgattaatcgattaatcgatagaataatcaaccgattaatcgattatcaaaataattgttagttgcagccctagttcttGCCGATAGCGGCTCGAGAAGGAGAAAGGCTGGCGGCTCGAAGCCCGAGAAGGAGAGGTTCTGGCCGATACCGTGAAGGAGAGGTTCTAGCCGATGCTCGAGAAGGAGAGGTTCTGGCCGATAACGCCTGAGAAGGAGAGGTTCTAGCCGATAACGGCTCGTGAAGGAGAGGTTCTAGCCGATAACGGCTCGTGAAGGAGAGGTTCTAGCCGATAACGGCTCGAGAAGGAGAGGTTCTAGCCGATAACGGCTCGTGAAGGAGAGGTTCTAGCCGATAACGGCTCGAGAAGGAGAGGTTCTAGCCGATAACGGCTCGAGAAGGAGGTTCTAGCCTATGAAGGAGAGGTTCTAGCCGATAACGGCTCGAGAAGGAGAGGTTCTAGCCGATAACGGCTCGTGAAGGAGAGGTTCTAGCCGATAACGGCTCGAGAAGGAGAGGTTCTCGCCGATAGCGGCTCGTGAAGGAGAGGTTCTAGCCGATAACGGCTCGTGAAGGAGAGGTTCTAGCCGATAACGGCTCGAGAAGGAGAGGTTCTCGCCGATAGCGGCTCGAGAAGGAGAGGTTCTAGCCGATAACGGCTCGAGAAGGAGAGGTTCTAGCCGATAACGGCTCGAGAAGGAGAGGTTCTAGCCGATAACGGCTCGAGAAGGAGGTTCTAGCCGATAACGGCTCGTGAAGGAGAGGTTCTAGCCTATAACGGCTCGTGAAGGAGAGGTTCTAGCCGATAACGGCTCGTGAAGGAGAGGTTCTAGCCTATAACGGCTCGTGAAGGAGAGGTTCTAGCCTATAACGGCTCGTGAAGGAGAGGTTCTAGCCGATAGCGGCTCGAGAAGGAGAAGTCGATGATGTTTCTCAACAGCAGAATAAAAGAATTcccaaagaaagaaagtgacgGTTTTCTTGTCTCCAGTCTCTGTCGTCTCAGGAACGAGCCGTTTACCAGGAGTTCTCCTCCTCGGTGAGTTCATTGCTCTCtggtgtctccagtgtgtctctagtgtgtctctagtgtgtctctagtgtgtctctagtgtctccagtgtgtctctagtgtgtctctagtgtgtctccagtgtgtctctagtgtgtctctagtgtctccagtgtgtctctagtgtgtctctagtgtgtctccagtgtgtctctagtgtgtctccagtgtgtctctagtgtgtctccagtgtgtctccagtgtgtctctagtgtgtctccagtgtgtctccagtgtgtctctagtgtctccagtgtgtctctagtgtgtctctagtgtgtctctggtgtctccagtgtgtctccagtgtgtctccagtgtgtctccagtgtgtctctagtgtgtctcagtgtgtctccagtgtgtctctagtgtggctccagtgtgtctccagggtGTCTCCAgcctgtctccagtgtgtctctagtgtgtctccagtgtgtctctagtgtgtctccagtgtgtctccagtgtgtctctagtgtgtctccagtgtgtctctagtgtgtctccagtgtgtctccagtgtgtctctagtgtgtctccagtgtgtctctagtgtgtctctagtgtgtctccagtgtgtctctagtgtgtctagttgtctctagtgtgtctctagtgtgtctccagtgtgtctccagtgtgtctctagtgtgtctctagtgtgtctccagtgtgtctctagtgtgtctccagtgtgtctccagtgtgtctctagtgtctgtgtctccagtgtgtctctagtgtgtctctagtgtgtcagtgtgtctccagtgtgtctctagtgtgtctctagtgtgtctctaggtgtcttagtgtgtctccagtgtgtctccagtgtgtctccagtgtgtctctagtgtgtctgtgtctccagtgtgtctctagtgtgtctccagtgtgtctctagtgtgtctagtgtgtctctgtgtgtctccagtgtgtctccagtgtgtctctagtgtgtctctagtgtgtctccagtgtgtctccagtgtgtctctagtgtgtctccagtgtgtctccagtgtgtctccagtgtgtctctagtgtgtctctagtgtgtctctagtgtgtctccagtgtgtctccagtgtgtctctagtgtgtctccagtgtgtctctagtgtgtctctagtgtgtctctagtgtgtctccagtgtgtctctagtgtgtctctagtgtgtctccagtgtgtctccagtgtgtctccagtgtgtctctagtgtgtctccagtgtgtctctagtgtgtctctagtgtgtctccagtgtgtctccagtgtgtctccagtgtgtctccagtgtgtctctagtgtgtctctagtgtgtctccagtgtgtctctagtgtgtctccagtgtgtctccagtgtgtctctagtgtgtctccagtgtgtctccagtgtgtctccagtgtgtctccagtgtgtctccagtgtgtctctagtgtgtctccagtgtgtctccagtgtgtctctagtgtgtctccagtgtgtctccagtgtgtctctagtgtgtctccagtgtgtctctagtgtgtctccagtgtgtctccagtgtgtctctagtgtgtctctagtgtgtctctagtctccagtgtgtctccagtgtgtctctagtgtgtctctagtgtgtctccagtgtgtctctagtgtgtctctagtgtgtctccagtgtgtctccagtgtgtctctagtgtgtctccagtgtgtctctagtgtctctagtgtgtctctagtgtgtctctagtgtgtctccagtgtgtctctagtgtgtctccagtgtgtctctagtgtgtctccagtgtgtctctagtgtgtctccagtgtgtctctagtgtgtctctagtgtgtctccagtgtgtctccagtgtgtctctagtgtgtctccagtgtgtctccagtgtgtctccagtgtgtctccagtgtgtctctagtgtgtctctagtgtgtctccagtgtgtctctagtgtgtctccagtgtgtctctagtgtgtctccagtgtgtctccagtgtgtctctagtgtgtctctagtgtgtctctagtgtgtctctagtgtgtctccagtgtgtctctagtgtgtctctagtgtgtctctagtgtgtctccagtgtgtctctagtgtgtctccagtgtgtctccagtgtgtctccagtgtgtctccagtgtgtctctagtgtgtctctagtgtgtctccagtgtgtctctagtgtgtctccagtgtgtctccagtgtgtctctagtgtgtctctagtgtgtctccagtgtgtctctagtgtgtctccagtgtgtctctagtgtgtctctagtgtgtctctagtgtgtctctagtgtgtctccagtgtgtctccagtgtgtctccagtgtgtctctagtgtgtctctagtgtgtctctagtgtgtctccagtgtgtctctagtgtgtctctagtgtgtctccagtgtgtctctagtgtgtctccagtgtgtctctagtgtgtctctagtgtgtctccagtgtgtctctagtgtgtctccagtgtgtctccagtgtgtctccagtgtgtctctagtgtgtctccagtgtgtctctagtgtgtctccagtgtgtctccagtgtgtctccagtgtgtctccagtgtgtctccagtgtgtctccagtgtgtctccagtgtgtctctagtgtgtctccagtgtgtctctagtgtgtctccagtgtgtctccagtgtgtctccagtgtctccagtgtgtctccagtgtgtctctagtgtgtctctagtgtgtctccagtgtgtctccagtgtgtctccagtgtgagtgtgtctctagtgtctctagtgtgtctccagtgtctccagtgtgtctctagtgttcaagtgtgtctcagtgtgtctctagtgtgtctccagtgtgtgtctctagtgtgtctccagtgtgtctctagtgtgtctccagtgtgtctctagtgtgttcCAGTGTAacctagtgtgtctccagtgtgctcagtgtgtctctggtgtgtctctagtgtgtctctagtgtgtctccagtgtgtctctagtgtctccagtgtgtctccagtgtgtctctagtgtgtctccagtgtgtctctagtgtctccagtgtgtctctagtgtgtctctagtgtgtctccagtgtgtctctagtgtgtctccagtgtgtctccagtgtgtctctagtgtgtctccagtgtgtctccagtgtgtctctagtgtgtctctagtgtgtctctagtgtctccagtagtgtctccagtgtgtctccagtgttgtgtctcagtgtgtctctagtgtctctagtgtctccagtgtgtctccagtgtgtctctaggtgttctagtgtgtctctagtgtgtctccagtgtgtctccaagtgtgtgtgtctccagtgtgttccagtgtgtctcagtgtgtctccagtgtgttcagtgtgtctcagtgtgtctctagtgtgtctccagtgtgtctctagtgtgtcttagtgtgtctccagtgtgtctctagtgtgtctccagtgtgtctctagtgtgtctctagtgtgtctctagtgtgtctctagtgtgtctccagtgtgtctctagtgtgtctctagtgtgtctctagtgtgtctctgtgtgtctccagtgtgtctcagtgtgtctccagtgtctctagtgtctctagtgtgtctctgtgtgtctctagtgtgtctctgtgtctctagtgtgtctccagtgtgtctctagtgtgtctccagtgtgtctctagtgtgtctccagtgtgtctctagtgtgtctctagtgtctagtgtgtctccagtgtgagtgtgtctctagtgtctccagtgtgtctctagtgtgtctagtgtgtctctagtgtgtctctagtgtctccagtgtgtctctagtgtgtctctagtgtgtctccagtgtgtctctagtgtgtctccagtgtgtctccagtgtgtctctagtgtctccagtgtgtctctagtgtgtctctagtgtgtctccagtgtgtctctagtgtctccagtgtgtctccagtgtgtctctagtgtctcagtgtgtctctagtgtgtctcagtgtgtctctagtgtctccagtgtgtctctaaagtgtgtctccagtgtgtctccagtgtctccagtgtgtctctagtgtctccagtgtgtctagtgtgtctctagtgtgttgtctctagtgtgtctctagtgtgtctccctagtgtgtctccagtgtgtgtctctaggtgtctctagtgtgtctccagtgtgtctccagtgtggtttctagtgtgtctctagtgtgtctcagtgtggtctccagtgtgtctccagtgttccagtgtgtctctagtagtgtgtctccagtgtctccagtgtgtctctagtgtctccagtgtgtctcagtgtgtctcagtgtgtctcgtgtgtctctcagtgtgtctctagtgtgtctctagtgtgtctccaggtgtctctagtgtgtctctagtgtgtctccagtgtgtctctagtgtgtctccagtgtgtctctagtgtctctagtgtgttcTAGTGTGtcctagtgtgtctccagtgtgtctccagtgtctctagtgtctccagtgtgtctctagtgtgtctctagtgtctctagtgtctctagtgtctccagtgtgtctctagtgtgtctctagtgtgtctccagtgtgtctctagtgtgtctctagtgtgtctctaagtgtgtctctagtgtgtcttagtgtgtccagtgtgtctccagtgtgtctctagtgtgagtgtgtctctagtgtgtctcagagtgtctccgtgtctctagtgtgtctctgtgtctccagtgtgtctcagtgtgtctccagtgtgtctctagtgtgtctcgtgtgtgttccagtgtgtctccagtgtgtctccagtgtgtctctagtgtgtctccagtgtgtctctagtgtgtctccagtgtctagtgtgtctcagtgtgtctccagtgtgtctctagtgtgtctctagtgtgtctccagtgtcagtgtgtctctagtgtgtctccagtgtgtctcta is a genomic window of Pseudoliparis swirei isolate HS2019 ecotype Mariana Trench unplaced genomic scaffold, NWPU_hadal_v1 hadal_73, whole genome shotgun sequence containing:
- the LOC130191439 gene encoding nucleolar transcription factor 1-B-like gives rise to the protein MMNGSSSVSVAQSSRIKNEPDDWTKEDCLTLLERIRSLLPDDDAMKYKTTESHYDWDKVGFGRFTGDVCRHKWHKVSSEVRKYRTMTELIADAVEFVRNPYKGKKLKTHPDFPKKPLTPYFRFFMEKRAKYAKIHPEMSNLDLTKILSKKYKELPDKKKVCTLVQDPGWGTPTVGGYSDPVTPVLCVLVVTGTPCTVCTCSNGYSLYCAELMVNMKDVPSTERMVLCSQRWKLMTQKEKDMFQKRCEQRRKQYDVDLQRFLESLPDEERDRVMGEEKPGGSRGGMASSPHRAKSLAKLAALGREAEPETWSPAGQAKDRRDGKKTPKLPETPKTAEEMWQHSVMGDYLAKHRSDRRKAQAAVEAAWKSMEKKEKIPWIKKAAEDQKRYEVQYQHVRELLDTRTPPAAQRKPKFDGEPKKPPVSGYQMFSQELLTNGELNHFSLKERMVEIGKRWHKLTQSQKDKYKKMVEEQQGEYKAELEDWVESLSSQERAVYQEFSSSKRRSNTKVGSSPAAKVRVTVKGKAAGPRAAPQPVGVAKRAMAYRAKQDVSDSTDKSDSSDSDEDDETSGSSDSDDDDDDEDRSSSDESSDSDSD